The Anopheles coluzzii chromosome 2, AcolN3, whole genome shotgun sequence genome window below encodes:
- the LOC120951415 gene encoding protein farnesyltransferase subunit beta → MESNERPRTLSQYKRFQTNDEGRKTFSSIDQIKTEASIERIYDRYEQLAALDATLPKLLRGDHARYLQLSLERLSTAYESLDSSRPWMVYWILNAASILNLRFPHELLDRVVDFLVKCRGKDGGFGGGPGQDPHLATTYAAVNSLCIIGTDRALSAIDRPSLKRFMWSVRESNGAFRMHVGGEVDVRGAYCAISAAKLCSFTPEDEQRLFEGTSGWIAECQTYEGGFGGAPDLEAHGGYSFCAAAALMLLGGENRCDLKALLRWTVNRQMAYEGGFQGRTNKLVDGCYSFWQGALVPIVQGLIARAEGNQSIMNVSLFNRYALQEYVLICCQRPNGGLIDKPGKPADLYHTCYTLSGLAVAQHCETHSPPLVLGDERNEVLPTHPVHNIPPKAALDAYRYFLELDQPGSASEEKHCNGKSADPMDACSENESDRPTSSSHMSSEDSSSNYTSSRASEY, encoded by the exons ATGGAATCGAACGAGAGGCCCCGCACGCTGTCGCAGTACAAACGCTTTCAAACGAACGACGAGGGCCGGAAAACGTTTTCCTCCATTGATCAG ATAAAAACCGAAGCATCGATCGAGCGGATCTACGACCGGTACGAGCAGCTGGCGGCCCTCGACGCGACCCTGCCGAAGCTGCTCCGGGGGGACCATGCCCGCTACCTGCAGCTGTCACTCGAGCGCCTCTCGACCGCTTACGAAAGCCTGGACAGTAGCCGGCCCTGGATGGTGTACTGGATACTGAATGCGGCCAGCATCCTGAACCTGCGCTTTCCGCACGAGCTGCTCGACCGGGTGGTGGACTTTCTGGTCAAGTGCCGCGGCAAGGACGGCGGCTTCGGGGGCGGACCGGGCCAGGATCCGCACCTGGCCACGACGTACGCGGCCGTCAACTCGCTGTGCATCATCGGCACCGACCGGGCACTGAGCGCGATCGATCGGCCCTCGCTGAAACGGTTCATGTGGTCGGTGCGGGAGAGCAACGGCGCCTTCCGGATGCACGTCGGCGGGGAGGTGGATGTGCGCGGCGCCTACTGTGCCATCTCGGCCGCCAAGCTGTGCTCCTTCACGCCGGAGGACGAGCAGCGGCTGTTCGAGGGCACGTCCGGCTGGATCGCGGAATGCCAAACGTACGAGGGTGGGTTTGGCGGCGCGCCCGACCTGGAAGCGCACGGCGGGTACTCGTTCTGTGCTGCGGCCGCCCTCATGCTGCTCGGGGGCGAGAACCGCTGCGACCTGAAGGCGCTGCTCCGGTGGACGGTGAACCGGCAGATGGCGTACGAGGGCGGATTTCAGGGCCGCACGAACAAGCTGGTCGACGGGTGCTACTCGTTCTGGCAGGGCGCGCTCGTACCGATCGTGCAGGGGCTTATCGCACGGGCGGAAGGCAACCAGAGCATCATGAACGTGAGCCTGTTCAATCGCTACGCGCTGCAGGAGTACGTGCTGATATGCTGCCAAAGACCCAACGGCGGGTTGATCGATAAGCCGGGCAA ACCAGCCGATCTGTACCACACCTGCTACACGCTCAGCGGACTGGCCGTCGCACAGCACTGCGAAACGCACAGCCCACCGCTCGTGCTGGGCGACGAGCGGAACGAGGTGCTGCCGACGCACCCGGTCCACAATATTCCACCCAAGGCAGCGCTGGACGCTTACCGGTACTTTCTCGAGCTCGATCAACCCGGATCGGCCAGCGAGGAGAAGCACTGCAATGGCAAATCGGCCGACCCGATGGACGCTTGTTCGGAGAACGAGTCCGACCGGCCAACGTCCTCGTCGCACATGTCGTCCgaggacagcagcagcaactacaCGAGCAGCCGAGCGTCGGAATATTGA